CCGAGCGAGCTGCTGGTCTACCTCCAGCACCTGCCACGGGATCTCGACGCGGCGTCGTGCCGGTGGCTGGACGAGCGCCTCAAGCTCACGGCGCGCGGCAACTACGAGATCCTGGTCGAGTGGCTCACCATCGCGTTGGGCAGCGACTACGAGCCGGTGTTCGGCCGGGCACGCGATGTGCTGCTGAAGGTCGGCCGGATGAAATACCTGCGTCCGCTGTTCGGCGCCCTCGGCCGGCACCCGCGCACCCGCGCGCTGGCCCGGGAGATCTTCGCCGCAGCGGCGCCCACCTATCACACGCTGTCTCGCCGCGTGGTCGAATCGGTGATGGAGAAATACGATGGCTGACGAAGCGCGCCTTCCCGAGAACGCCTTCCGCGAGCTGCAGCCGGGCGAGCGCTACGCGCCGGTGGTGGGACCCTCCGAGACCGTGCCCGAGGTCACGGTCCGCTCGATCGTGCAGGGCTTCTTCTGGTCCATCGTCTTCTCGGCGGCCGCCACGTACATCGCGCTGAAGCTGGGCCAGGGGATCGAGTCGGCGATCCCGATCTCGATCCTGGCCGTGGGCTTCTCGGTGTTCGCGGTCCGGTTCCTCCAGTCGCGCGCCTCCAGCCTGATCGAGAACGTGAACGTGCTGGCGATCGGCGCCACGTCGGGGATCGTCGCCGGCGGCTCCGTGTTCACGATGCCGGCCATCTACATCCTGGGCCTCGAGCACCGCTCGTCGTTCTGGCAGATCTTCCTGGTGCCGCTGCTGGGCGCGGTGCTGGGCGTGTTCCTGCTCTCGCCGTTCCGCCGCTACTTCGTGCGCGACCTGCACGGCAAGCTGCCCTACCCGGAGGCCCGCGCCACCACCGAGATCCTGGTCGCCGGCAAGCGGGGCGGGCGGAGCGCGATCATCCTGTCGTACTCGGCCGTGGTCGCGGCGCTGTTCGACTTCATCGGCCCCTCGATGCGGGGGTGGGCGGAGAACTTCTCCACCGCGCGCATCGCGGCGCTGGACGGCTTCACCAGCCGGATCAAGGCGGTGTTCACGATGAACACCTCGGCGGCCGTGATGGGCCTCGGCTACATCATGGGCATCCGCTACGCCTCGATCATCATGGCCGGCTCGATGATCTCGTTCTTCGTGCTGGTGCCGCTGTTCGCCTACCTCGGCCAGTGGGTGCCGGGCGCGATCTCGGTCGGCGCCGGGCCGCTCGCCGCGCTGCCGCCCGACCAGATTTTCGCGATGTACGTGCGGCCGATCGGGATCGGCGGCATCTTCGCCGCCGGCATCATCTCGATCCTCAAGATGTCGCCGGTGATCGTGCAGGCGACCCGCCAGGCCTTCGGCGAGGTCGCCCGGCTGGTGAAGGGGCAGGCCAGCGCCGGCGAGGACGTCCGCACCGACCGGTCCCTGCCGATGTGGGTGGTGCTGGCGGGCGTGGCGGGCATCGGCGTCGCCGTGTTCCTCTACTTCCGCTTC
This portion of the Gemmatimonadales bacterium genome encodes:
- a CDS encoding leukotriene A4 hydrolase C-terminal domain-containing protein gives rise to the protein PSELLVYLQHLPRDLDAASCRWLDERLKLTARGNYEILVEWLTIALGSDYEPVFGRARDVLLKVGRMKYLRPLFGALGRHPRTRALAREIFAAAAPTYHTLSRRVVESVMEKYDG
- a CDS encoding oligopeptide transporter, OPT family; the protein is MADEARLPENAFRELQPGERYAPVVGPSETVPEVTVRSIVQGFFWSIVFSAAATYIALKLGQGIESAIPISILAVGFSVFAVRFLQSRASSLIENVNVLAIGATSGIVAGGSVFTMPAIYILGLEHRSSFWQIFLVPLLGAVLGVFLLSPFRRYFVRDLHGKLPYPEARATTEILVAGKRGGRSAIILSYSAVVAALFDFIGPSMRGWAENFSTARIAALDGFTSRIKAVFTMNTSAAVMGLGYIMGIRYASIIMAGSMISFFVLVPLFAYLGQWVPGAISVGAGPLAALPPDQIFAMYVRPIGIGGIFAAGIISILKMSPVIVQATRQAFGEVARLVKGQASAGEDVRTDRSLPMWVVLAGVAGIGVAVFLYFRFSVMAGEPRALTIALVATVLTLVIAFLFAAVSAWAIAMISITPISGMTLTTLIVTAVILSSMGLAGESGMLQVLLIGGVVCTALSMSGSLVTQYKIAYWLGATPRRIEVGNLVGATAAAAATTAVIMLMAKVYGFAPGPLHANPLPAPQPNAMAAVLRGVMGSAGAPWLLYGIGGVFAVACTMIGVSGLAFALGMYLPMQLNSPLVLGAAIAWALQHSTKNKDLAKARYDKGTLVASGFIAGGALVGVLGALLKFAEDSWHVAIVPDLPKLLGPWLETWGNWIGLAVFVLLGLGVFLDSRREKLEG